Genomic DNA from Methylocystis sp. MJC1:
CCGCCGTCGCGAGTGTATTCCAGGCGCCTGAGCTTCGGTGCAAGGTGGCGGTCGGCATCAATGTCGATCTCGCGCTGATGCTCGTAGATTTGCTCTTTGGATCAAGCGTTTCCATTCCTTTCAATCGTCGAGATCATGGGCTCACGAAGGTCGAGTCGCGGGCCGTCGAATATGCGATAACCTCCTTGATAGACTCGTTTCAGGCGCCCTTCTCGAATATCGTCAACGTGTCGTACAAATTGGAGTCCACGGAGCCGGAGCTCGATTGGTTTGCGCTTGCCGGCAAAGGCGCGGCGATCGTTGTCTGCAAATTCGTTCTCCAGACGCAGGGCCGTCAGGGCGAAGCCTTTTTGGCAATCCCCCGCATCGCACTGGACCCGTATAACGACGTTCTGTCACGCACTCCTAACGCCAATGGCAACGTCGAAGACGCGGCCTGGGCGCAAAATCTTCGAGACCAGGTCGTCCGGGCGAGCGTGAAAGTCTCAGCTGTAATGGAAAAGCGCGGGCTGACCTTGGGAGATGTCGCGCGTTTCCACGTTGGCCAGCTTATTGCTCTTCCCTTCTCTCCGACGAGCTTGATCCCGCTGAGGAACGGTTCACGTCCGCTCTTCAATTGCGAGCTCGGACAGAAGGAAGGATTCTACACGGTTCGCATCGAGGAAAAGATCGATGGCGAGCAGGAGTTCATCAACAGGATCATCGATCAATCGTGACGCCTGGCAAAGCGGCGCCGTCCCATGGAGAGGCGCGGTCTGGAAAAGTGAGAAACCGATAATGGATCCGCAGAGCATCGAACAATTCGAGCAGTTGGGCATGGAGGACATGGCCGAGCCGGCGCCTGCGGCCGCCAAAGCCCACGAAACGGACATGCGCCCGGGCGCTCCGAAGATCGACACTATCTTGCAGATCCCCGTTGTGCTGCAAGTCGTCGTGGGCTCGACGACCCTTCCTGTGGCCGATCTTCTCAATCTCGGGCGCGGGGCGGTCATACCGCTCGACAGCCGGGTCGGGGATCCCGTCGAAATCATGATCAACGGCCGGGAAATCGCCCGCGGTGAGGTGGTCGTTATCGAGGATGATAACACGAGATTTGGCGTCTCCCTGACGGAAATCCGCGATCCCAATCTTAGTGCTCTGCAACAATAGAACCGGTGAAACGATTTCATGGATAGCTCTCTCGCGAGGCTTCCCTCGAGACCGCTGGCGGGCGCGGAAAAAGTCGCGGCGATTTTGCTCGCGCTCGATCGCGACGTTGCGCAGCGGCTGCTCAAGCATTTCGACCAAGTCGAGCTGAGGCGAATCGCCAAAGTCGCTGCGAGTCTCGGCACCGTGCCCGCGGCGGTAATGGAGCAGCTTATCGAGGATTTGATTGGGCAGCTTTCCATGGATGGGGCGGATCTGATGGGCACGCTGGGGCAGGCCGAGGCCTTGCTGATGGGCGTCGTGCCGGAGGAGCAGGTGGCCGAGATCATGTCGGAGGTGCTCGGCAAGTCGAACGAGCACTTCTGGCGGCGGCTCTCCACAATCCCGGAGACGACTCTCGCAGAGTATTTTTCCAAGGAGCATCCGCAGACCATCGCGGCCGTCGCGTCAAAGGTCGATCCGGCGGTCGCCGCAAAGTTCTTGGCGCTTTTGCCGAGCTCGGTTCGCAACGACGTGATGCGCCGAATGCTCACGTCGGGACCGATCTCCGATTCCGCTCTGCGTTTGCTGGAGGCGGCGCTGCAAGACGATCTGATGGGCGCCGGCGCCTCGAGCTCCTCGACTGGGGCGAGCAGAAAGGTCGCCGCCATCGTCAACCAGATGGACAGCAATCAGATCGAGGAGATATTGCAGGCGGTCGCGGAAACCGAGCCGGCGATCGCCGAAGATCTGAAGGGGATGCTGTTCACCTTCGAGGATATTCCGTCGCTGAGCCCTCGTGCGCGCGCCATTTTGCTGGATCAAGTTCCGACGGATCGTCTGATTATCGCACTACGCGGGGCGAACGAAAGCTTGCGCAGCGCCATACTTCCATCCTTGTCCGCACGCATGCGGCGCATGGTCGAGGCCGAGCTTACAGCCGGCGATCCGCCGCCGCGGCGAGAGATTATCAAGGCGCAGCGCGCCATTGCGGAAACGGTGCTGAAACTGTCCGAGTCTGGGGTCGTCGACTTGCGCGAAAGCGCCGCGTAAAGCGGAAGGCAGTCGGCGATGTCCGAGAGCGAAGACGCAGACTCCAAAACCGAAGAGCCGACAGAGAAGAAAATTGGCGACGCC
This window encodes:
- a CDS encoding FliM/FliN family flagellar motor switch protein, whose translation is MSVDLSRPPAGRAPLVANGVATVGRLPVLRAIFDEAATRFEKAISETTGADVDFQVKDVLAVRVGDAKDAGPAVASVFQAPELRCKVAVGINVDLALMLVDLLFGSSVSIPFNRRDHGLTKVESRAVEYAITSLIDSFQAPFSNIVNVSYKLESTEPELDWFALAGKGAAIVVCKFVLQTQGRQGEAFLAIPRIALDPYNDVLSRTPNANGNVEDAAWAQNLRDQVVRASVKVSAVMEKRGLTLGDVARFHVGQLIALPFSPTSLIPLRNGSRPLFNCELGQKEGFYTVRIEEKIDGEQEFINRIIDQS
- the fliN gene encoding flagellar motor switch protein FliN → MRPGAPKIDTILQIPVVLQVVVGSTTLPVADLLNLGRGAVIPLDSRVGDPVEIMINGREIARGEVVVIEDDNTRFGVSLTEIRDPNLSALQQ
- a CDS encoding flagellar motor switch protein FliG, which produces MDSSLARLPSRPLAGAEKVAAILLALDRDVAQRLLKHFDQVELRRIAKVAASLGTVPAAVMEQLIEDLIGQLSMDGADLMGTLGQAEALLMGVVPEEQVAEIMSEVLGKSNEHFWRRLSTIPETTLAEYFSKEHPQTIAAVASKVDPAVAAKFLALLPSSVRNDVMRRMLTSGPISDSALRLLEAALQDDLMGAGASSSSTGASRKVAAIVNQMDSNQIEEILQAVAETEPAIAEDLKGMLFTFEDIPSLSPRARAILLDQVPTDRLIIALRGANESLRSAILPSLSARMRRMVEAELTAGDPPPRREIIKAQRAIAETVLKLSESGVVDLRESAA